One window of the Alligator mississippiensis isolate rAllMis1 chromosome 5, rAllMis1, whole genome shotgun sequence genome contains the following:
- the RALA gene encoding ras-related protein Ral-A has translation MAANKPKGQNSLALHKVIMVGSGGVGKSALTLQFMYDEFVEDYEPTKADSYRKKVVLDGEEVQIDILDTAGQEDYAAIRDNYFRSGEGFLCVFSITELESFAATADFREQILRVKEDENVPFLLVGNKSDLEDKRQVSVEEAKNRADQWNVNYVETSAKTRANVDKVFFDLMREIRARKMEDSKEKNGKKKRKSLAKRIRERCCIL, from the exons ATGGCAGCAAATAAGCCCAAAGGTCAGAATTCCTTGGCTTTGCACAAAGTCATCATGGTGGGAAGTGGTGGTGTGGGAAAATCTGCTTTAACGCTGCAGTTCATGTATGATGAG TTTGTGGAAGACTATGAGCCTACTAAAGCGGACAGCTACAGGAAAAAGGTAGTTCTGGATGGGGAAGAAGTCCAAATAGATATATTGGATACGGCAGGGCAAGAGGATTATGCTGCAATTAGAGACAACTACTTCCGAAGTGGAGAGGGATTTCTTTGTGTCTTCTCTATTACAGAACTGGAATCTTTTGCGGCTACAGCAGATTTCAG ggAGCAGATTTTAAGAGTAAAAGAGGATGAGAATGTTCCCTTCCTGCTAGTTGGTAACAAATCCGATTTGGAAGATAAAAGGCAAGTTTCTGTAGAGGAAGCAAAAAACAGAGCTGACCAATGGAATGTTAACTATGTGGAAACCTCTGCCAAAACACGGGCTAATGTTGACAAG GTATTTTTCGACTTGATGAGAGAAATAAGAGCCAGAAAGATGGAAGACAGCAAAGAGaagaatgggaagaaaaaaaggaaaagcctaGCTAAGAGGATCAGAGAAAGATGCTgcattttataa